One Deltaproteobacteria bacterium genomic window, AGGATTCACAACAACAAGGCCCGCAGAACCGTCAACGATAATGTCGTCGTTGGATTGCACCATTTTCGTAATGGATTTCAAACCAACAACAGCGGGAATTTCAACCGCTCTGGCCACAATAGCCGTATGGGACGTTTTCCCTCCCATGTCTGTCGCAAATCCCTGAACCTTATTGATCATCATCTGTGCAGTATCGGCAGGTGAAAGATCCACTGCGATGATGATACCCTTTCTACCAACATCCGGAATACCTTCTTTCTCATCTCCCGTAAGATTCCTCAAAATCATCTGCCCCACATATCGAATGTCGCTGACCCGGCCCTTAAGATACTCGTCTTCTACCTTTTCAAAGATTTCTCTATATCTGTCGATGGTCATCTTAATGGCCCACTCCGCATTGATACACATTTCCTTAATATAGTGAACCGTGTGATTGATGAACATCTTGTCTTTGAGGATCATGATATGAACGTCGATGATATATAATGGTTCCCTCCCGGCCAGTTCACATAGTTTATTTTTTACTTCCAAAAGCTGCTTTTCCGATTCCTTAAGTGCCGCTCTGAACCGTTTAATCTCTTGGGATACAAGACTTTTATCCCGCAATCTGTAAAAAGATACCTGGGTATTAAAGCGATCATACAAGTAGGCTTTTCCGATCACGATACCGGGTGAGACACCTATACCTTTGAGAACAAATGATTTTTTCCCGACATCAGTATTCATCAATCTTCTCCAAATTTTTCATCTATTAGTTTCCCAATATCTTCAATAGCGTCCCTTGCATCTATCCCCTCTGCTCTGATTGTTATTCGACTTCCTAAAGGACAGGCTAATGTTAAGATACTAAGGAGACTCTTTCCATTGGCGACCTTACCATCCCTTTCAAAAAATATCCGGGACTTAAATCGTGTTGATACATTGACCAGCTTCGCTGCAACCCTCGCATGAAGGCCCAGCTTATTTTTTATCTCAAATGTTTTTATTTCTACCATGCCGGATTCAATTAACCTCCGCTCTTCACCTTTTTTTTGCCCTTTTCAAATTCTCTGCTAACAGAGATTTTGCCTAACATGATTGTGATATGAAGTCAATTCATTCGATAGGTCATTCATGTTGTTATTATTGCATAATTTGAACGTTAATGTAATGTAATTATTCTCTTGACATGAACTATTTTTTTTGTTAGTTAATTCAACTTTTGAAGGACTACATTACCAATAGAGCAAATAAAAAAATATGAAAGGGGGTGATTCCAATGGTCTGTCAAACCATCAAGGTTGGTTCAGAATGCGCCTTCATGACCAAGAAAGGTTGTGGATTTAATGGAGGTAATTGTCACACTATTGTTGATAAGTGCGAAGGTTGCAATAAAATTATAGATTGCCCGGCCGGTCAGTACTGCAAGGTCTATCCTGAACCTACCAGTAAATGGCTTTCTGGAAACTGTCCAACAGCTTCACATATCAAGAGAGAAATTATAGAATCCACGCAAAAACTCAATCCGATCAAGGCATCCAAAAGATCAACCAAACATTAAGGACAGAGAGGGGCAGGTTACTTTTTCATTAGCGAAAACTTGCCTGTCCCTTTTCTCTTTACTTTTCTTAACTTAGTATTTTTTTTATCTGCAGTAATCCTTTTTTAATCTCAACAAGCCTCTGTTTTTCAGGATCCTTATCCGGCTGTGCCATCACGTCCTTCATCTTTAATAATTGTTTCTTAGCACCGCTGATGGTAAACTTATCGGTATAGAGGAGATTTTTGATAATCAACAGATCCTCTAAATCTTTTCTCCTATAAAGGCGTTGATCGGACTTAGTTCGTATTGGTTTTATCGATTTGAACTCGGATTCCCAATACCTGACGACATACGTATCTACGCCAAGGATCTTACTGACCTCTCCAATACGAAAATATTCCTTATCCGGAATTGATACATCCATTGAAAATCCTAAATCCTAATTTCCAAACAAGATCAAGATCGAACATCGACTTTTGAAGCTCGCTGTATACGCTTTCAAGCAACGCTCGGATTTGTATTACTTGTATTTTGGATTCGCTTAGTATTCAGAATTTCTTGATTAGAGCTTCTTTGCCCTTTGAAGCTTAACCATTCAGCGCCTTACGTAACACTTGACTCGATTTAAAAGTCAATACCTTTCTCGCCGATATCTCTATTTCACTGCCAGTCTGGGGATTTCTGCCTCTCCGAGACTTCTTTTCTTTGATAGAAAAGTTACCGAATCCAGAAATCTTTATCTTTTCACCACGCGCAAGACTATCCTTCATAATCTCAAAAACCGACTCAACAATATTCGCCGCATCCTTCTTTGAAAATCCCAGTTTCTCATACACATCCTGAATAATATCAATCTTTGTCATGTCTAACCTCCCCCATTCTTACAGATATCTAATTTTCTTCTCCCCTGATTTTTGCCTCGGTCAAATCAACAATGCTTTTTACGATCCCGGCGTGCATCTGACTCACCTCTTCATCTGTCAATGTTCTATCAGATGAACGGTATACAAACCTCATCCCAAGACTCTTCATCCCCTGTGGGATACTTTTACCGGAATATACATCAAAAATACTTACTTTTTCAAGTAATTCTTTATTCATATCCATGGCAAGATTAAGTATTTTCTGCGCTTCCAACTCTTGGCCAACGATAAAAGCCACGTCTCTTACGACTGACGGAAATCTTGGCAGTTCTTTATAGAGCATCTCGCCGGTAAAAAGGTTTTCCAGAATATCTAAATTAATTTCATAGACATAAGCCACATTCTTTAAATCCATCCTCACGAGAATATCAGGATGCACTTCCCCTAAAAACCCGATACATTGATCACCAACATATATCCCACATGATTTCCCGGAATTGAGGAATGTTTCCCTGTAATCAGACCTGAATATTAAATCTGAAATCTTCAGACCATCAAAGACGTTCTCTATACATCCTTTCAAATCAAAAAAATCTGCATACATTTTTGAAGACCAGAGATCATCATACAACTGGCCTGTGATAAGACAGCCAAGCAGGTTCTTTTCAACGGGAAGCTCACCCTCCTTACGGTGAAAAAAGACCCTGCCAATTTCAAACACCTTGAGATCGAAACAACCGTTATGAGCATTTTTTTTCATCGTTTCCAGGAGGCTGCTCACGAGCGTCGTTCGCATTACCGACTGATCTTCAGAAAGAGGATTTTTTATTTTTATTCTTTTTCGCCGTTCATCATCCTCTTTGAGTGCCAGCCATTCTACCGAGTCGGTGGAGACAAAACTGTACGTGATTATCTCTGAGTATCCGGCTCCTCTTAAAATCTCTCGTAACCTGTCTATGAGAATCTCTT contains:
- a CDS encoding PxxKW family cysteine-rich protein; amino-acid sequence: MVCQTIKVGSECAFMTKKGCGFNGGNCHTIVDKCEGCNKIIDCPAGQYCKVYPEPTSKWLSGNCPTASHIKREIIESTQKLNPIKASKRSTKH
- a CDS encoding HPr family phosphocarrier protein, whose translation is MVEIKTFEIKNKLGLHARVAAKLVNVSTRFKSRIFFERDGKVANGKSLLSILTLACPLGSRITIRAEGIDARDAIEDIGKLIDEKFGED
- a CDS encoding MerR family transcriptional regulator — protein: MDVSIPDKEYFRIGEVSKILGVDTYVVRYWESEFKSIKPIRTKSDQRLYRRKDLEDLLIIKNLLYTDKFTISGAKKQLLKMKDVMAQPDKDPEKQRLVEIKKGLLQIKKILS